A region of the Aethina tumida isolate Nest 87 chromosome 3, icAetTumi1.1, whole genome shotgun sequence genome:
tcttATTATATAGTCTATggaataaactgtcaaaaatagcacaaattatcttatttttcattcataatGGAATATTATACTAAGTTTGTAgtagaattaatgaattatttgaggAAATTACCTCACCACAATTGAGATAGAAAACCACGATCTTCTAACAATaatgcatttaattaatgcaGTGGATTAgtggaagtaaataaaatatgattattatgagttttctctaaaaataagatagtttgtgttattttttaacattattacacagattaattaatttatgacgtGCTTAGTAGTGTAgtcagaaattaaaaaaaaaatctcaaaTGGGCCACACCGTATGTAAAATACATATCCGTTACACGATTATAAGTTCAAAATTATCTGCCATTAATATTGGTGATGTAGATCGCAGCATCtcattaaattagtattaacaAACGCTTCAGGCGAGAATAAAACGGAAAAAAGGAGATACTGGATTGTAATTAATGACGTATCAATGAATGATGATGTTTACGAGGAAAACGTTCAAACAAAAAAAGGCGTGTAGTGTAAgtataaaatgtgtaattaatatgatataatgattataaatatgGAAAACCTTTTGACTGGGTTTTAAAGTTTGcacatattttttcagtttattcgagggataataaataatttaaagcttGCTGAACATCTAGAAATAACTTCATTACAAACAAATGGACGACCAAAAAACTGAAacacactttttaatttattcaaaaatttataaagaggACTATATGATATATAAGGACCTCAATGGCGAcagaaatttcataaaaaagaaattatactacagtttatttgaaacaattcGTTTTGTAAACATGTTTATAAGTCCAATTATTGATCAACAGGATGGACAATCAAATCTATTTACACCGCCGGTCGCAGCAACAGGATTAATCGTAcacataaaacatttacatGTCACGCCGCACTGTTGGTTGCATATATCTCCATTAaaccaataaacaaaaaattacaggTGCGCCATCTACCGCCCCAAACATAGAACTGGGCAATATGTTCAGTAACTCGTACTCGGATTTGTTTTgaaacagtaaaaatttattcttagtgcCGTTTTACGAAAAATGTCCGCGAATCAGCCGTAAGTGTGCCGGTGTGTAGTGTCGACGACGTGAATCCCTATATCGATTCCGTTCGCGAGTTACTACGGCTTTAAAGCACCATTGTAGCGGCTAGCAATGGCGTCTGAGCACGAAGCTTCGTGTGAAAACGATCCGAATTTTCCCGTTATATGTGCTTTCCTCGAACGATTCGGGACTCTGTGTGGATTGACCGACATCGATTTCCTGGAACTTCAGAAATGGCTTGAGGACACCACCGAAGGTACGGTCTAAAATACGATTAAATACCTTCCCAAACATGACCCTGGACCCattgaattattgtttattattatcgcTTTATTGTTCTTGCGGCCTCTTCAATTGAATACTGTCGAAATTCAATTACGAGCGGATGTAGCCCTAAGTTTTTTGGTCCTTTTATATTAGAAAGAATCTATTAtgtttatacattaattacaatGCTGATATTCCAATTAGACTACATAGtgtgtattataataatacaatgttTGTTTACATTCGCACATGCAACAAtctacttttttaaatgtatctttcaaatgacatttttaataatgcaaaTGGTCTGGGTCAGTCATATTTATtggaatataattatatttgtttatcattttatttccatCAATCTTGagtgtatataataatattcaataattctaataatttgaaattgttaaaatgatCTTTTAAACCCATTTTAAGTACTGAAatgctaaattaattattctgaaTAGAcctattaaatcaatttttaaagtcTTTGAATATTACAGCTTAGGTGAATTCTCATTgacttaaattcaaatatgatGTATATGGAATattggtatttttttttttaaatataacaaataaatttttcagtccTAAGTACGAtagatttgaattatttatattttaatttcacaaaatttaaattaaaaataggtaaattaattataatatataatatattctaatataacatagaactttataaaaaaacaatatgcaAATTTCActttgaaatttcaatattatgtattgtttacaatattaattatttttaattatagtttctatttttgtaaaacctacctttaatataagtatatatttcaaatttatatttagtgcctatattttcttttgcagtatctaaagaattatttaccATCTTAGTAAAACTTCTCAGAAAGTCCAGAAAAACCGTTAACATAGATAAATGGGAAAAAGCTCTAGTAAACTTTTGCTATGGATATTCTTCACAGGACGCTTGGGAATTCGAACGTTTTGGATTCAAGAAAGCTAAACTGTCTGTTAAAATTAGGGCGTTGAaggtttgatatttaatttaagttaaattgactgtgtaaataatatttcgatGTGGTTTAGGAATTACTGGAAACACAATTTGATACacacatcaaatttaaaaatgagataaACAAGATGACTTCTGACGATCTTAGATCAAAACCACTTGGTCGTGACAAACATGGACATTCTTATTGGTTCATGAATGATGAAAACTACCAAATTAGAGTCTATAAAGAAGACTGTGATGAAGAAACAATAACTCTTGTCGCAAAGTGAGTAAAATCTTAGACACTTTAGGTTTGCTGTTTTATGTCTTGCTGAATAAAAgattaatgaatgaatgacCTTTACAGGGATAGGGAaggattgttaaaattaattacagaatTGGGCGGGGACAGCGACTCAAAGGGTACCTCGGAAGATAGTAACAGTCTATCGGAGAAACCATTGCTGGACACTGGTCAGACAGACTCGAATTCAGAGGATGTAAACATATCAACAGTTGATAAGAGTAAACTGGTGTTTAAGGATATctccataaaattaaagaaggcAGATATACCTAATTCGCCACAagtaaaagaagaaaatgaaaatggtCAAGATGAAACCAAAAATAATGGTAAGAGGAAAACGGAAGACCATGAAGAAGTGGAAGCTAAAAGGGttaaagaagaagaagaatctGCTGGtgacattaaaaatgaagaatcAGAAGGCAGTAAAGACCATGGTTCTACAGAACATaataaaactgaagaaaaCATAGTTAGTGAGACTATTGAGGAACCTGTTATGAAGGTGGAAGGTGAAGGAGCAGGTGCAGACAATGAAGCAGTTTTTGGTTTGGATCCAATAGTTGGTGACACTATTGAAGAAGAAGTTATGTACTTTTATGGTGAAGGCAGTGGCAGGGACTGTGATACTGGCAATGAGGAAGAAAAGAAGTCAGAGACTATTCAAAACTCCAGTATTAATAACAAGAGTAATCTAAATAGTAATAAGAGTGACatggataatattaattgtatgtcTAAAGAAGTTCCTAGCTCGCTAAGTACCATTGATAGAAAGACTGATAATACTCCAGAACAagatacaaaaattgtaaatagcGGAGAATCAAATTCTACAGTATCCACTCCAAAAAAGtctatgtttttttttggacCATCCAAAACTAACTCTTTGTCCCCAAATTTAACTATTGGGTTTGGTCAAAATTCAACTGTTAAGGATTCAGAAAAATCTGAGAAAGATCATGATGAAAATAACGTCAACAATTCAGAAAACAGTTCAAAGGATTTACAGAAAACAGACTTAATAGAAAATGGCGAGTTAAaggaacaacaaaaaaatgttgaaaagaCATCAGATAACTTTGagaaaaacaaattgatagaaaaaattgagaataacACTACTAAAATTAGTAATGATGTACAATCAATTTCAAAAGCACAAGATGAATCAACGTCGAATTTAAAAGTAGAGAACGTTGATAATAAAGAAAAGGATTCAaaagataacaaaattactgATAATAGTGAAATTCATATAAGTGAAGATTTAAAAACTGATGAggttaataatactaaaacaGTAGAAgaggttaataataaaattgtacctGAAGAGGTTAAGTTAGGCAAAGAATCAAATATGCAATCTTTAGAAAAAGGTAATGATGAAGAAGgttcaaaaatatgtgaagAAGCACAAAGTGTGGCAGAAGATAAAAATGCATTGGAAATTGTCATAGAGACACCCTGTTTAAAGAAGGTTGCTTATAAATGTGGGGAGAAAGGAGAGAAGTCCTTAAATGAAAATTCTAATCCAATAGAACAAGGAGATGATGTAAGTGGTAGCAAAGATATGGCTGATCAAAAAGTAGAAGACAAAACAGAACCTACAATAGCAAAAGTAACTGAAAGTGAAGAAAATCAAGAGTCATCTAAGAATAAGGTTAGCACTGAAGATGAAGAATTTGTGGAAGATGTAAAACCttcagataaaaaaaaattaatagatataTCTATACAAGAAAAATGTAGAGATGAGGATAATAATGTTGAAGATGCCAAACCCTTGGAAAAACAAGTAAATGTGGTGCAGGATAAATCAACACCTGAACAAGTATTAGAAGAAGTGAAAGTgtctgaagaaaaaataaattccactATAGACGAAGAACATACAAAAGACGATGATTCATCAATGTCAATAGAATCTAAACAAAACCAGTTGTCTACTGAAGACATAAATGAGAAAAGTTCTCTTGACAAGTGTCAACAAGAACCAGAAGGTCCCAAAAACCCTGAATATAATGATCCAGAACTGATTGATAAAATTGAACCGTCCAAGAAGATGAAAATGAATGAAGAACAGGAATGTAATGATGAAACATTCGCCGATTCATCAGCAGGTGCCTCACCGCAATCCGTTCTCTCCGTCGATTGTGCAATTGAAAGTCCGGATAATGAGTgagtaacattatttttaattaactttctatCAATGATCTAAGTTTATAGAGCTCACTCATAactgttttctatttttagagCTAATGTTTCAACAGTCTTGGAAAAGGATCCTTTGGCAGTTACTGATGAGGACACCAATGTGGAAGCTCCCCCACCTGCAGAGAAATCCGTGAACCTTTTGTCACTATCATTCGATTTTGTTGAATCTCCTACCTCTGTAGCTCCCACTCTGCCTTCAAGAAGAAGTTTGAGGAAACGAGGCCACGATGATAACGAATCTAAGCCCGAATCACTAACTACTGGAAAAAAAATGAAGCTAAAGGTAGAATAATCTTCATACATctcatacaaaataatttaatcacataaattgtatttaggcCAAACGGACGGTCGATTCGCAGCTTCGAAAAAGTATCGAGGATCAAGAACATAGGAGGGTTAGTACTAGTGAGGAGGAAGACACTAATGCAGATGATCAGAAAGCATCTGAAGAAGCTACTGTACCTTCTGCTGGAAGTAACCCTAAGAAGAAAGGGGGTAGCCGCAAAAAGGGCAAGAAAAGGAGAGCAGCTCCAGTCAAAAAAGAAACGTCAAATGCAGCAGTACAAGAAAGTGACGAGAACTCTAAAGAGAAGTTTAAGGAAGTGGCCATGGTCAGTGACAGTAACTCTCGGCCTAATACTCCACCCAAAAAGACACCAAAAAAGAAcacaaattgtaataaacaatatataaattgtgactatcagttaataaaaatttattttctagcacgaattttaaagaatttgggTATAACCGACACAAATACAATAGAAGAGTCTTCAGTTGGAGTGCGACAGTCTAGACGATTGGCTCAGATGAAGATAAGGGAACAGGCTGAAAGCAAACTGGTTACTCATCAAACGCAAGCGACAGATACCAAGAAAAAAAAGGGAAAGAAAGACGACTTGGTATGTTACCGATATTGAACAGTATTTCGTTGcaataatgtgtttttttaatataaagttaattgatGCGTGTAaacttatattatacaaagtggtgtacttgttcattaatttgtaatatacacTACAGGACTACAAGGCAGAAAAACGAAAAAGAAATAAGCGCCAAGAAGAAGATGATGATTTTGATGAATCGGTTGATTCGAAAGAACCCAGTAAGGGAAAAAAGAAGAAAGggttacaattaaaacaaacatttgatGAGAACAGACCTTGGTGTTCAAGTGATGAATACAGTGATGAggttgaagaagaagaagaggaAGAAATTGATGAAGTAGTAGAAGAGGAACTTGTTTTCAAGTCGGACCACGAGTTCTCTCCAGAGAGCGATATAGATGACGGAGATTATAAGCCTACGAAAAGGGCAAGAACCGCAAAAAAaggtattaatttcaaaatatttaatttgaaaactgattgtaattaaaataaaattctgttttaCAGAAACTGAGACTACAGTTGAAGAAGATGAGTGTCCATGTGAGAAATGTGGAAAATCTGACCACCCTGAATGGGTTTTATTATGCGATAAATGTGACAAAGGGTGGCATTGTTCGTGTTTGAGGCCTCCTTTACTTGTTATACCTGAAGGAGACTGGTTCTGTCCTCCATGTCAACATGTAAGTTACTATTTATATAAGtactttgttataaataaactagtatttataaaaaagtgtatCATTTTTgccattatattatttcaggtAAATCTACTACAGAGTCTGCAAGAAAAGTTAGTACaatatgacaaaaaattaaagaaaaaagaaatcgAAGATCGACGCAAGGAACGTCTTGCATATGTTGGCATTAGCCTAAATAATGTGCTACCAACCAAAGAGGAGCCGAAAAAACCGCCAATTAGCAATCGTTGGGCTTTGCCCAGCGAGACGAGCAGCGATGAGGAATCCCACACTTTTGAGTCCAGTTCAGGAAGTGATAGTGGTGAACCTATATATCAATTGAGGCAACGACGCCAAGCCAAAAGCTACAAATTCAATGACTACGATGACCTTATTAAATCTGCGATTGAAGTAAGCaggtattttcattcattaagatttctttttcatttttgtaattgttttgcAGGAGGACATGGAGGCTGCAAAAGACACAGGGTCTGTGAGCCGAGGTAAAGATATGCAGACAATAGTAAATGCTGCTAAAGAGGAAGAAAAACCTGCAAACGCTGAAAATGCAGACGAGACTGCCCGTCAACAGACTGAAACTTTGCCGGCTCTGGTTGAGCAGTCTGAAGTGGATAATAGAGAGGCAGATGGAAGTGAGGAAGATGTTCCACCTCCAGTTGTGCCCAAAACCACGTCGCGATTGAAAAGGAAGCCAAGAAAGTTAAATAACTTAGATATTGATAGTGAGGATGACGCAGAGTCGGATGAAGACTTTAAGGGCACTAGGTAAatgaatgatattttaattggatgttaaagaaattaaatttatgcgtTTCAGTTCTGAGTCGGAAGAAGAAGAGGACGATGAAGAATTAGATTCAGAATTTAGTGACGACTACGTAAGAGGTGGCAAACGTAAAAACACCCCAATTCGCAGATCAACCAGGGCACGAACAGCACGTTACAATTCCGATTTcagtatgtaataaaaatttttaaaataatgtttattaaatttgtttgttatagTTAATGATAGTGAAGAGGATGCTCCAATTAGAAAAAAGAAACGGTCAGTTTGGGCTTCTTCCGAAGAGACTGAAGAATCGGATGGATCTTGGGGCGACCGAGGAGACAAAAAGGGAaagtaagttattttattggtttattaaaattttgattatactatatatatataatattttagatctAAGAAGAAAAAGTcgaaaaagaaacattttgaCGATTCGGATTTAGAAAGTTACAGAAAAAAgaaaccaaaaattaaatatggagGTCTTGACTCCAGCGAAGAAGAAACAGGACGTGGACGAAGAACGAGAGGAAAGAAGACATCTTATATTGATACGTTAGGATCTGACAGTGATGGGGTAAGTAAAGTGAAGTCAAAAATAGTCgctaatacaaatttaacggGTTTATACATacttattatgaaataaatgatttacaaTCAATAGGACAAAAAGTCTCAAGAGTCTGAAGAAGAATATGTAGCAAATGAGGACGAGTTAGACGAGGACGAAAAGGATAGTGAGGATATTCCTGAAGAAAATGACGAGTCATCTGATGAAGCGCCCCTCAAAGTATCCAAGCTTAAGGCAAAAGTCAAGAAGAAAAATGTGATTGAAGATGACGACGAAGACTCATCTGaacctgaaaataaaaaagataaagtaACGGTTCCCAAACCCATTGATACGGAGAAAAACACTACACCTGGGTTAGAAATTTTTGGACATAGTGCAATAACTGAGACCAAAATTGTTGAAGCAAGTGGACCTCCGCTTCTTGCGGCACCTGCTACTATTCCACCACCcaagttggaggagaagaaaataatttatacacccACTAAAATGCCTGAACCAATAATCAGTAACTCAGCAGCTTTTATGCACGATGACAGCAACGATGATTTAAGCGAACCACCAGCTGTATCTCTACCCATGTTCGCCGAACTGATGAAACCTGAAGATGAAAATCCCAAGAAAAAGAAGAGTAAGTAATTTAAGAATTCTATATGTTAACTGTGATCTTTGACGTCCTCGTAACAGTAGCGTTTCGATAAGTTATTTAAAGTGCACGTcggaaaacattttatttataaatctgcACGACAATAAAGAGTTTGGCTCTTGcgtaatataacatattaagAAAGAAAGTTTCACTTATTAGTTCAAATAACCTTAGGTAGCgataaaagtgaaaaatgtGATATGATTTGTTGTCGGGTCTTGCCCATTTAATTACTGTTGTGCCGATCCCGTCCTGTGATGTTGACGTCACCACCCGTTGTTCTGTCGCAGCCGTCAAACCGAAAAAGTCGCTGGAAGAGACCCTGGCCAGCTTGGGCTGCTCCAAGGAGGTCGGGCTAGTTCGTCAGGAACAACAGCCTTCGCCCTTGGCCATCGATCTAAAGAAGGTATCGCCACCTAAATCTACGGTGATGGGCGGTGGCACAATCGAGATCGCGCCTGCTCCGCAACCGTTTTCGCAGAGCGTCGGCACACCGTCGGTCATCACCAAGATGTTGCAGGCACCACCTGTGTCGTCTCAACAGCAACAACATCTGGTGGGTGGTAACGCGGTCGCGGCTTCGGGAGCGTCGCCCTCAAAGCCTCAGTACGGCATCATAAGGCCGAAGCAGTTCGCGACAATGGCGAATTCGGACGACGAGGAGGAAGCGCTGTCCCAAGGCGGACATCAGCCGCCGCCTCACGCAAGCTTCATGTCCGGTAAGAACACTGGGACATTGTTGTTGTAGAAGAGTCGGTGTAGCATGAGCTTAGTACA
Encoded here:
- the LOC109596510 gene encoding remodeling and spacing factor 1 isoform X1; this encodes MASEHEASCENDPNFPVICAFLERFGTLCGLTDIDFLELQKWLEDTTEVSKELFTILVKLLRKSRKTVNIDKWEKALVNFCYGYSSQDAWEFERFGFKKAKLSVKIRALKELLETQFDTHIKFKNEINKMTSDDLRSKPLGRDKHGHSYWFMNDENYQIRVYKEDCDEETITLVAKDREGLLKLITELGGDSDSKGTSEDSNSLSEKPLLDTGQTDSNSEDVNISTVDKSKLVFKDISIKLKKADIPNSPQVKEENENGQDETKNNGKRKTEDHEEVEAKRVKEEEESAGDIKNEESEGSKDHGSTEHNKTEENIVSETIEEPVMKVEGEGAGADNEAVFGLDPIVGDTIEEEVMYFYGEGSGRDCDTGNEEEKKSETIQNSSINNKSNLNSNKSDMDNINCMSKEVPSSLSTIDRKTDNTPEQDTKIVNSGESNSTVSTPKKSMFFFGPSKTNSLSPNLTIGFGQNSTVKDSEKSEKDHDENNVNNSENSSKDLQKTDLIENGELKEQQKNVEKTSDNFEKNKLIEKIENNTTKISNDVQSISKAQDESTSNLKVENVDNKEKDSKDNKITDNSEIHISEDLKTDEVNNTKTVEEVNNKIVPEEVKLGKESNMQSLEKGNDEEGSKICEEAQSVAEDKNALEIVIETPCLKKVAYKCGEKGEKSLNENSNPIEQGDDVSGSKDMADQKVEDKTEPTIAKVTESEENQESSKNKVSTEDEEFVEDVKPSDKKKLIDISIQEKCRDEDNNVEDAKPLEKQVNVVQDKSTPEQVLEEVKVSEEKINSTIDEEHTKDDDSSMSIESKQNQLSTEDINEKSSLDKCQQEPEGPKNPEYNDPELIDKIEPSKKMKMNEEQECNDETFADSSAGASPQSVLSVDCAIESPDNEANVSTVLEKDPLAVTDEDTNVEAPPPAEKSVNLLSLSFDFVESPTSVAPTLPSRRSLRKRGHDDNESKPESLTTGKKMKLKAKRTVDSQLRKSIEDQEHRRVSTSEEEDTNADDQKASEEATVPSAGSNPKKKGGSRKKGKKRRAAPVKKETSNAAVQESDENSKEKFKEVAMVSDSNSRPNTPPKKTPKKNTNSRILKNLGITDTNTIEESSVGVRQSRRLAQMKIREQAESKLVTHQTQATDTKKKKGKKDDLDYKAEKRKRNKRQEEDDDFDESVDSKEPSKGKKKKGLQLKQTFDENRPWCSSDEYSDEVEEEEEEEIDEVVEEELVFKSDHEFSPESDIDDGDYKPTKRARTAKKETETTVEEDECPCEKCGKSDHPEWVLLCDKCDKGWHCSCLRPPLLVIPEGDWFCPPCQHVNLLQSLQEKLVQYDKKLKKKEIEDRRKERLAYVGISLNNVLPTKEEPKKPPISNRWALPSETSSDEESHTFESSSGSDSGEPIYQLRQRRQAKSYKFNDYDDLIKSAIEEDMEAAKDTGSVSRGKDMQTIVNAAKEEEKPANAENADETARQQTETLPALVEQSEVDNREADGSEEDVPPPVVPKTTSRLKRKPRKLNNLDIDSEDDAESDEDFKGTSSESEEEEDDEELDSEFSDDYVRGGKRKNTPIRRSTRARTARYNSDFINDSEEDAPIRKKKRSVWASSEETEESDGSWGDRGDKKGKSKKKKSKKKHFDDSDLESYRKKKPKIKYGGLDSSEEETGRGRRTRGKKTSYIDTLGSDSDGDKKSQESEEEYVANEDELDEDEKDSEDIPEENDESSDEAPLKVSKLKAKVKKKNVIEDDDEDSSEPENKKDKVTVPKPIDTEKNTTPGLEIFGHSAITETKIVEASGPPLLAAPATIPPPKLEEKKIIYTPTKMPEPIISNSAAFMHDDSNDDLSEPPAVSLPMFAELMKPEDENPKKKKTVKPKKSLEETLASLGCSKEVGLVRQEQQPSPLAIDLKKVSPPKSTVMGGGTIEIAPAPQPFSQSVGTPSVITKMLQAPPVSSQQQQHLVGGNAVAASGASPSKPQYGIIRPKQFATMANSDDEEEALSQGGHQPPPHASFMSVAAPTTRGGPVVPPFRQMSPGMNHYQRRPVGPPLPSQLRHPAPQPHMYGPPPVTSPGIPPVVDHHSSPAPPPQLVAPPPGPNKPRFPMTLPSSISISSVRPTNLMAPRPPANSHAPPPPMPPSYPPPPNSYYGGATFVPPPEDAPIPYQDSPYSDQYEDAPVQENSNGKSPEQESGEFGGLVSYFSSQHEDDLDA
- the LOC109596510 gene encoding remodeling and spacing factor 1 isoform X2 translates to MASEHEASCENDPNFPVICAFLERFGTLCGLTDIDFLELQKWLEDTTEVSKELFTILVKLLRKSRKTVNIDKWEKALVNFCYGYSSQDAWEFERFGFKKAKLSVKIRALKELLETQFDTHIKFKNEINKMTSDDLRSKPLGRDKHGHSYWFMNDENYQIRVYKEDCDEETITLVAKDREGLLKLITELGGDSDSKGTSEDSNSLSEKPLLDTGQTDSNSEDVNISTVDKSKLVFKDISIKLKKADIPNSPQVKEENENGQDETKNNGKRKTEDHEEVEAKRVKEEEESAGDIKNEESEGSKDHGSTEHNKTEENIVSETIEEPVMKVEGEGAGADNEAVFGLDPIVGDTIEEEVMYFYGEGSGRDCDTGNEEEKKSETIQNSSINNKSNLNSNKSDMDNINCMSKEVPSSLSTIDRKTDNTPEQDTKIVNSGESNSTVSTPKKSMFFFGPSKTNSLSPNLTIGFGQNSTVKDSEKSEKDHDENNVNNSENSSKDLQKTDLIENGELKEQQKNVEKTSDNFEKNKLIEKIENNTTKISNDVQSISKAQDESTSNLKVENVDNKEKDSKDNKITDNSEIHISEDLKTDEVNNTKTVEEVNNKIVPEEVKLGKESNMQSLEKGNDEEGSKICEEAQSVAEDKNALEIVIETPCLKKVAYKCGEKGEKSLNENSNPIEQGDDVSGSKDMADQKVEDKTEPTIAKVTESEENQESSKNKVSTEDEEFVEDVKPSDKKKLIDISIQEKCRDEDNNVEDAKPLEKQVNVVQDKSTPEQVLEEVKVSEEKINSTIDEEHTKDDDSSMSIESKQNQLSTEDINEKSSLDKCQQEPEGPKNPEYNDPELIDKIEPSKKMKMNEEQECNDETFADSSAGASPQSVLSVDCAIESPDNEANVSTVLEKDPLAVTDEDTNVEAPPPAEKSVNLLSLSFDFVESPTSVAPTLPSRRSLRKRGHDDNESKPESLTTGKKMKLKAKRTVDSQLRKSIEDQEHRRVSTSEEEDTNADDQKASEEATVPSAGSNPKKKGGSRKKGKKRRAAPVKKETSNAAVQESDENSKEKFKEVAMVSDSNSRPNTPPKKTPKKNTNSRILKNLGITDTNTIEESSVGVRQSRRLAQMKIREQAESKLVTHQTQATDTKKKKGKKDDLDYKAEKRKRNKRQEEDDDFDESVDSKEPSKGKKKKGLQLKQTFDENRPWCSSDEYSDEVEEEEEEEIDEVVEEELVFKSDHEFSPESDIDDGDYKPTKRARTAKKETETTVEEDECPCEKCGKSDHPEWVLLCDKCDKGWHCSCLRPPLLVIPEGDWFCPPCQHVNLLQSLQEKLVQYDKKLKKKEIEDRRKERLAYVGISLNNVLPTKEEPKKPPISNRWALPSETSSDEESHTFESSSGSDSGEPIYQLRQRRQAKSYKFNDYDDLIKSAIEEDMEAAKDTGSVSRGKDMQTIVNAAKEEEKPANAENADETARQQTETLPALVEQSEVDNREADGSEEDVPPPVVPKTTSRLKRKPRKLNNLDIDSEDDAESDEDFKGTSSESEEEEDDEELDSEFSDDYVRGGKRKNTPIRRSTRARTARYNSDFINDSEEDAPIRKKKRSVWASSEETEESDGSWGDRGDKKGKSKKKKSKKKHFDDSDLESYRKKKPKIKYGGLDSSEEETGRGRRTRGKKTSYIDTLGSDSDGDKKSQESEEEYVANEDELDEDEKDSEDIPEENDESSDEAPLKVSKLKAKVKKKNVIEDDDEDSSEPENKKDKVTVPKPIDTEKNTTPGLEIFGHSAITETKIVEASGPPLLAAPATIPPPKLEEKKIIYTPTKMPEPIISNSAAFMHDDSNDDLSEPPAVSLPMFAELMKPEDENPKKKKIAAPTTRGGPVVPPFRQMSPGMNHYQRRPVGPPLPSQLRHPAPQPHMYGPPPVTSPGIPPVVDHHSSPAPPPQLVAPPPGPNKPRFPMTLPSSISISSVRPTNLMAPRPPANSHAPPPPMPPSYPPPPNSYYGGATFVPPPEDAPIPYQDSPYSDQYEDAPVQENSNGKSPEQESGEFGGLVSYFSSQHEDDLDA